In one window of Toxotes jaculatrix isolate fToxJac2 chromosome 10, fToxJac2.pri, whole genome shotgun sequence DNA:
- the canx gene encoding calnexin — translation MDQRVGLFVLLAVGLLCFSLAPVSRAEDVVEDSLDDDVDVEDELDLGLAGAEEEEFEGDAQDEAPPASKAPPTPKVTYKAPEPMGEHFFAESFDRGTLDGWVLSNAKKDDTDEEIAKYDGKWAVEEMKDSKLPGDKGLVLKSRAKHHAISAHLLRPFTFDTKPLIVQYEVNFQSGIDCGGAYVKLLTETPELDLDQFVDKTSYTIMFGPDKCGEDYKLHFIFRHKNPKTGEYEEKHAKKPDADLRTYYTDKKTHLYTLVVNPDNSFEILVDQTVVNSGNLLTDMTPPVNPPAEIEDPDDHKPEDWDERPKIQDPDAVKPEDWDEDAPAQIPDEDAVKPDGWLDDEPEYIGDPDAVKPEDWDEDMDGEWEAPQIPNPACETAPGCGTWKRPMIDNPNYKGKWKPPMIDNPNYQGVWKPRKIPNPAYFEDLQPFKMTPFSAVGLELWSMTSDIFFDNFFITNDRNTADRWATDGWGLKKAAEGAAEPGLAAQMLSAAEERPWLWVVYVLTVALPLVLIIVFCCTGKKKSAATPAEYKKTDEPQPDVEEEEEAEEAEKSSPAAEEKSDAEDSPEKEDEEEEKDEEKEAMADEKLEEDVLRRSPRNRKVRRD, via the exons ATGGATCAGAGGGTTGGGTTGTTCGTTCTTTTGGCGGTGGgcctcctctgcttcagctTGGCCCCCGTCTCTCGGGCTGAGGACGTGGTTGAGGACAGTCTGGATGACGACGTGGACGTGGAGGACGAGCTGGATCTGGGTTTGGccggagctgaggaggaggagtttgaGGGGGACGCGCAGGATGAGGCCCCACCTGCTTCTAAAGCTCCTCCTACACCCAAG GTGACCTACAAGGCTCCAGAGCCAATGGGCGAACACTTCTTTGCTGAGTCTTTTGACCGGGGGACACTTGACGG CTGGGTGCTGTCCAACGCCAAGAAGGACGACACCGACGAAGAGATCGCAAAGTATGATG GTAAATGGGCggtggaggagatgaaggacAGTAAGCTGCCCGGTGACAAAGGTCTGGTCCTGAAGTCCAGAGCCAAACATCACGCCATCTCAGCCCACCTGCTACGACCTTTCACCTTTGACACCAAACCCCTCATCGTCCA GTACGAGGTGAACTTCCAGTCAGGTATCGATTGTGGCGGCGCCTACGTCAAGCTGCTGACTGAGACTCCTGAGCTCGACCTG gACCAGTTTGTGGATAAAACTTCGTACACCATCATGTTTGGACCTGACAAATGTGGAGAGGATTACAAGCTGCACTTCATCTTCAGACACAAAAACCCCAAAACTGGAGAGTACGAGGAGAAGCACGCCAAGAAACCCGACGCTGACCTGAGGACGTACTACACCGACAAGAagacacacctgtacacactgg TGGTGAACCCTGACAACAGCTTTGAGATTCTGGTGGATCAGACGGTGGTGAACAGTGGAAACCTGCTGACAGACATGACTCCCCCCGTAAACCCCCCCGCTGAGATTGAGGACCCTGATGACCACAAACCCGAGGACTGGGACGAGAGGCCTAAGATCCAGGACCCAGACGCCGTCAAGCCAGAGGACTG GGATGAGGATGCTCCCGCTCAGATCCCAGATGAAGATGCAGTCAAACCAGACGGCTGGTTGGACGATGAGCCGGAGTACATCGGAGATCCTGACGCCGTCAAGCCTGAAGACTG GGATGAGGACATGGACGGTGAATGGGAGGCTCCTCAGATCCCTAACCCCGCCTGTGAGACGGCCCCCGGCTGTGGTACCTGGAAACGACCGATGATCGACAACCCCAACTACAAGGGCAAGTGGAAGCCCCCAATGATTGACAACCCCAATTACCAG GGCGTCTGGAAGCCGAGGAAGATCCCTAACCCCGCCTACTTTGAGGACCTGCAGCCGTTCAAGATGACTCCGTTCAGCGCCGTGGGACTCGAGCTCTGGTCCATGACCTCTGACATCTTCTTCGACAACTTCTTCATCACCAACGACCGCAACACGGCAGACCGCTGGGCCACCGATGGCTGGGGGCTGAAGAAGGCAGCAGAGGGCGCCGCTGAG CCTGGTCTGGCAGCTCAGATGCTGAGTGCTGCAGAGGAGCGTCCCTGGCTCTGGGTCGTGTACGTCCTCACCGTGGCTTTACCGCTGGTCCTCATCATCGTCTTCTGCTGCACCGGCaag AAGAAGAGCGCAGCGACGCCGGCTGAGTACAAGAAGACAGACGAACCTCAGCCCgatgtggaggaagaggaggaggctgaagaGGCGGAGAAGAGCAGTCCAG CTGCAGAAGAGAAGAGcgacgcagaggacagtcctGAGAAAGAGGacgaggaagaagagaaggacgAGGAGAAAGAGGCCATGGCAGATGAG aagctggaggaggacGTTCTGCGGAGATCTCCCAGGAACAGGAAGGTCAGAAGGGACTGA